The following proteins come from a genomic window of Bradysia coprophila strain Holo2 unplaced genomic scaffold, BU_Bcop_v1 contig_138, whole genome shotgun sequence:
- the LOC119074095 gene encoding uncharacterized protein LOC119074095 encodes MAEIKKYFLESFLPSIQSTTTNVDISDLYDESAKWTPVPLTYSNKFESVMNLSAVIIKNLCKLFRATKKVPRLAFDVIAHIVNDSTDQPDILLRQILLCHVTKRQADAGYFVYIVTSIEDLKLKRVPLQDELEWVALAHKVIKHAQINHKINECLTDLGQSITEVTEFEKKDQIKITLVESGLKILRGFVGLEELFIHTDHFRQKINDFKGSLEQLQLVSKMDIISIAIHEYAHLKIRQSNGDFNMHSPVVGHLHGLPVIPHEFGTFTERKIFGKQIDWFASYRAMDYEFVERFVHSVENGGPLPPSYIESSGVVPRLGDPYVDGADIEVNNYIC; translated from the exons ATGGcagaaataaagaaatattttttagaatcTTTTCTACCTTCCATTCAATCAACAACAACCAATGTCGACATATCTGATTTATACGACGAAAGTGCTAAATGGACTCCAGTCCCACTTACGTATTCCAACAAATTTGAATCGGTGAT gaACTTGTCTGCTGTGATCATAAAGAATCTGTGCAAGCTATTCAGAGCAACCAAAAAGGTTCCCAGGCTTGCATTTGATGTAATAGCCCATATCGTGAATGATTCGACCGACCAACCAGACATACTTCTTCGGCAAATTCTGTTGTGCCATGTAACAAAGAGACAGGCCGATGCAGGATATTTCGTATATATAGTCACTAGTATAGAGGACCTGAAACTCAAACGCGTGCCTTTACAGGACGAACTCGAATGGGTCGCGTTGGCACATAAAGTCATAAAACACGCACAG ataaatcataaaatcaacGAATGTTTGACTGATCTTGGTCAGTCTATCACCGAGGTAACCGAGTTTGAGAAGAaagatcaaataaaaataactttggtgGAATCTGGTCTAAAAATACTCCGAGGCTTTGTTGGATTAGAGGAACTCTTTATCCATACCGACCATTttagacaaaaaataaatgatttcaaaGGGAGTCTCGAACAGCTGCAGCTGGTATCCAAAATGGATATTATTTCCATCGCGATACATGAATATGCACATTTAAAGATCCGGCAG AGCAACGGTGACTTTAACATGCATTCGCCAGTTGTGGGACATCTCCATGGGCTGCCTGTCATTCCACATGAATTCGGCACTTTTACTGAAAGAAAGATATTTGGCAAGCAAATAGATTGGTTTGCGTCGTACCGAGCAATGGATTATGAATTCGTGGAAAGATTTGTGCACTCAGTGGAAAATGGTGGCCCGCTTCCACCTAGTTACATTGAATCCTCCGGTGTCGTACCTCGTTTGGGAGATCCGTATGTAGACGGTGCCGACATTGAAGTCAACAACTACATTTGCTAA
- the LOC119074093 gene encoding uncharacterized protein LOC119074093 isoform X1 has translation MFAKSDQVCIIWKQNSRNNPVEIPLFRTEEGRYLATTLGDPLIKGLTEVANSRPTDPIAFLANYLNGFSKQRTMSSNTTDIVEDSQVASPVKAERKVSLVDANSDQDEPGSSDGPELASSSDDRDEHGQSLLHFASARSHARNGLIQLIEESKVSITFRDELYRTARDVSLQASHPDNAREIDRYILGFAARGELDFFENLVLEGYDHIVDITDKDGNSIIQIAETRGQQHIVNFLSSVKEFEENREKLHRAIREGNMDDVIDILSHTDGAKLAKSKNYFGRCAAHVAVLKENEEIVDLISSKCKQSLRVGDNLERTPLHYAMGLSSVESLSRILIKNGAKRVLKDLKGRQPSYYFMNKADILRLQEEEEEHEEEDATNATQRMQNRGNAN, from the exons atgtttgcaaaaagTGACCAAGTTTGTATAATCTGGAAGCAAA aCTCGCGAAACAATCCCGTGGAAATCCCCTTATTTCGAACCGAAGAAGGACGTTATTTAGCAACCA cATTGGGGGACCCCCTCATAAAAGGACTAACTGAAGTAGCGAATAGTCGACCAACCGATCCGATTGCATTTTTAGCAAATTATTTGAACGGTTTCTCGAAACAAAGAACGATG AGTTCTAACACAACCGATATAGTTGAGGATAGTCAGGTTGCGTCCCCCGTTAAAGCCGAACGAAAAGTGTCGTTAGTCGATGCGAATTCCGATCAGGATGAACCAGGATCATCAGATGGTCCAGAACTGGCCTCGTCCAGTGATGACAGA GACGAACATGGACAAAGTCTATTGCATTTTGCGAGTGCTCGTTCGCATGCTCGAAACGGTTTAATTCAACTGATCGAAGAATCAAAAGTCAGCATTACATTCAGGGACGAACTGTATCGTACGGCTAGAGATGTTAGTCTGCAGGCCAGCCACCCAGATAATGCTCGCGAAATCGATCGTTATATTTTAGGATTTGCTGCCCGAGGggaattagatttttttgagaatttagtATTGGAAGGATATGATCATATTGTCGATATTACGGACAAGGATGGCAATTCGATAATACAAATTGCTGAAACCAGAGGTCAACAGCACATTGTAAATTTTCTGTCATCGGTAAAGGAGTTTGAGGAGAATCGGGAAAAGCTTCATCGCGCTATTCGTGAAGGCAATATGGACGATGTTATCGACATTCTATCGCATACGGATGGAGCCAAATTGGccaaatcgaaaaattatttcg GACGATGTGCCGCACATGTGGCTGTGTTAAAGGAGAACGAAGAAATAGTGGACTTGATATCCTCTAAATGCAAACAATCACTAAGAGTGGGCGATAAT TTGGAACGGACACCACTTCACTATGCAATGGGACTCAGCAGCGTGGAGTCACTGAGTCGAATCTTGATAAAAAATGGGGCGAAACGCGTTTTAAAGGATTTGAAGGGTCGTCAACCGAGTTACTACTTTATGAACAAGGCGGACATTTTACGTTTGCAG GAGGAAGAAGAAGAGCATGAGGAAGAGGATGCAACAAATGCAACACAACGAATGCAAAATCGTGGCAATGCTAATTAA
- the LOC119074081 gene encoding regulator of nonsense transcripts 3A-like produces the protein MSDSNPLEVDKTVQIGDSVSQNEKKSRKDKSKALTKVVIRRLPPSMDEETFLNQIQPVPEYDYFYFVSADWSLGRNATSRAYINFLNEEDIFIFKDRFDGYVFVETTGGVEYPAIVEFAPFQGLPKSKSRKKDNKCNTIDTDPDFIKFLSYLSGEAGDAKPEMKMEYSYQIKDEKKITSTPLLEFIANKKVERREERKKKIDERKRQRDDDRNRKKNQVAKLIPSSIREQEEDGIIVRVVKSRPRDRDRGDRSKKERSSEHLNKPTAADAKQSKPESNREEKRRLEREQRDQKRKEERQRFREERDQKRQAERERNRKERESSKNKDDVKTEKSSGKTETDAPNKSNQKEDRVKRYSESRRARMESKDQGDAGNKTIGTADRRDNDNKTGKSDGDADKSVSVKGDENKDAPKEKAVPHSKAGDSDKSNATEDAKNQDDNSGDNAKESSSKSLTKEERLARRIRNKDRPSLQIYQPGQGKRRMSTKKDDEVSADDASPNILSKPSSPTSSENAVTFPTEKPSTAVKKVVDKAKKDRSTTGDRVKPMPSNEKGRSESSKSSSKAGPSASKTAPSQDEPVEPKVERKVSRYSERRNKIKEKQISKLENVDAATDVVNTVDECKNNSGEITDSEIK, from the exons ATGTCGGATTCAAATCCCTTAGAGGTCGACAAAACTGTACAGATCGGTGACAGCGTTtctcaaaatgaaaagaagagCCGCAAAGACAAATCGAAAGCGCTCACGAAAGTCGTAATACGTCGTTTG CCTCCGTCAATGGACgaggaaacatttttgaatcaaattcaGCCAGTTCCAGAATATGACTACTTCTATTTCGTGTCAGCAGATTGGTCATTGG GACGCAACGCAACAAGCCGTGCTTACATTAATTTCCTGAATGAAGAGGACATATTCATATTCAAGGACAGATTCGATGGTTATGTATTTGTCGAGACGACCGGTGGTGTTGAGTATCCTGCCATCGTCGAATTTGCCCCGTTCCAAGGACTGCCAAAGTCAAAGTCTCGCAAAAAGGACAACAAATGCAACACAATAGACACGGATCCGGATTTTATCAAATTCCTTAGCTACCTAAGTGGTGAAGCTGGCGACGCCAAACCGGAAATGAAGATGGAATATTCGTATCAGATCAAAGATG aaaagaaaatcacgTCAACGCCACTGTTGGAGTTCATTGCGAATAAGAAAGTGGAACGTCGCGAAGaaaggaaaaagaaaatcgatgaaaGGAAACGGCAACGAGATGATGATCGCAATCGTAAGAAAAATCAAGTGGCCAAGTTAATTCCATCGAGTATCCGCGAACAG gAAGAGGACGGTATCATTGTGCGAGTCGTAAAATCACGACCCAGAGATCGCGATCGTGGTGATCGGTCGAAAAAAGAGCGTAGTTCAGAGCATTTGAATAAGCCAACCGCAGCGGATGCTAAACAAAGCAAACCCGAATCGAACCGTGAAGAGAAAAGAAGATTGGAACGAGAGCAGCGTGACCAGAAGCGAAAAGAGGAGCGACAACGGTTCAGAGAAGAACGTGACCAGAAACGTCAAGCTGAAAGAGAACGTAACCGAAAGGAACGCGAAAGCAGTAAAAATAAGGATGACGTCAAGACTGAGAAAAGCTCTGGTAAGACGGAGACAGATGCACCGAATAAATCAAATCAGAAAGAGGATCGCGTCAAAAGATACAGCGAGAGTCGCCGGGCGCGAATGGAAAGTAAAGATCAGGGCGATGCTGGAAACAAAACAATTGGAACCGCAGATAGGCGCGACAATGATAACAAGACCGGAAAAAGTGACGGTGATGCCGATAAGTCCGTGTCCGTGAAAGgtgatgaaaataaagatGCTCCGAAAGAGAAGGCCGTACCACATTCAAAGGCTGGCGACAGCGATAAATCAAACGCTACCGAAGATGCGAAGAATCAAGATGATAACAGTGGTGACAATGCAAAGGAAAGTTCATCTAAGTCATTAACGAAAGAGGAACGATTGGCCCGGCGCATTCGTAACAAG GATCGTCCATCGCTCCAGATCTACCAGCCTGGTCAAGGGAAACGGCGCATGTCAACGAAAAAAGATGATGAAGTATCCGCAGACGATGCATCGCCGAACATACTCAGTAAACCATCGTCGCCAACATCATCGGAAAATGCCGTTACATTTCCGACTGAAAAACCTAGCACGGCAGTGAAAAAGGTCGTCGACAAAGCGAAAAAGGACAGATCAACAACTGGAGATCGTGTGAAACCGATGCCATCGAATGAAAAGGGTCGTTCCGAAAGTAGCAAATCGAGCAGTAAGGCTGGTCCATCCGCTAGCAAAACTGCTCCGTCACAGGATGAACCAGTAGAACCGAAAGTTGAACGGAAAGTTAGTCGCTATTCGGAACGTCGAAATAAGATTAAAGAAaagcaaatttcgaaattagaaaatgtgGACGCAGCAACTGATGTGGTGAATACAGTCGatgaatgtaaaaataattcaggCGAAATTACTGATTccgaaattaaataa
- the LOC119074093 gene encoding uncharacterized protein LOC119074093 isoform X2: MFLSDSRNNPVEIPLFRTEEGRYLATTLGDPLIKGLTEVANSRPTDPIAFLANYLNGFSKQRTMSSNTTDIVEDSQVASPVKAERKVSLVDANSDQDEPGSSDGPELASSSDDRDEHGQSLLHFASARSHARNGLIQLIEESKVSITFRDELYRTARDVSLQASHPDNAREIDRYILGFAARGELDFFENLVLEGYDHIVDITDKDGNSIIQIAETRGQQHIVNFLSSVKEFEENREKLHRAIREGNMDDVIDILSHTDGAKLAKSKNYFGRCAAHVAVLKENEEIVDLISSKCKQSLRVGDNLERTPLHYAMGLSSVESLSRILIKNGAKRVLKDLKGRQPSYYFMNKADILRLQEEEEEHEEEDATNATQRMQNRGNAN; encoded by the exons ATGTTTTTGTCGG aCTCGCGAAACAATCCCGTGGAAATCCCCTTATTTCGAACCGAAGAAGGACGTTATTTAGCAACCA cATTGGGGGACCCCCTCATAAAAGGACTAACTGAAGTAGCGAATAGTCGACCAACCGATCCGATTGCATTTTTAGCAAATTATTTGAACGGTTTCTCGAAACAAAGAACGATG AGTTCTAACACAACCGATATAGTTGAGGATAGTCAGGTTGCGTCCCCCGTTAAAGCCGAACGAAAAGTGTCGTTAGTCGATGCGAATTCCGATCAGGATGAACCAGGATCATCAGATGGTCCAGAACTGGCCTCGTCCAGTGATGACAGA GACGAACATGGACAAAGTCTATTGCATTTTGCGAGTGCTCGTTCGCATGCTCGAAACGGTTTAATTCAACTGATCGAAGAATCAAAAGTCAGCATTACATTCAGGGACGAACTGTATCGTACGGCTAGAGATGTTAGTCTGCAGGCCAGCCACCCAGATAATGCTCGCGAAATCGATCGTTATATTTTAGGATTTGCTGCCCGAGGggaattagatttttttgagaatttagtATTGGAAGGATATGATCATATTGTCGATATTACGGACAAGGATGGCAATTCGATAATACAAATTGCTGAAACCAGAGGTCAACAGCACATTGTAAATTTTCTGTCATCGGTAAAGGAGTTTGAGGAGAATCGGGAAAAGCTTCATCGCGCTATTCGTGAAGGCAATATGGACGATGTTATCGACATTCTATCGCATACGGATGGAGCCAAATTGGccaaatcgaaaaattatttcg GACGATGTGCCGCACATGTGGCTGTGTTAAAGGAGAACGAAGAAATAGTGGACTTGATATCCTCTAAATGCAAACAATCACTAAGAGTGGGCGATAAT TTGGAACGGACACCACTTCACTATGCAATGGGACTCAGCAGCGTGGAGTCACTGAGTCGAATCTTGATAAAAAATGGGGCGAAACGCGTTTTAAAGGATTTGAAGGGTCGTCAACCGAGTTACTACTTTATGAACAAGGCGGACATTTTACGTTTGCAG GAGGAAGAAGAAGAGCATGAGGAAGAGGATGCAACAAATGCAACACAACGAATGCAAAATCGTGGCAATGCTAATTAA
- the LOC119074103 gene encoding phosphatidylinositol-glycan biosynthesis class X protein: MVKTFSYLWLSLMIVAGAITDSHCFGAKLSMNIQQSGFHRTVKYITVFTDPPEKPCDFHLRQAVPSSAYVSVDQLDDLRRFDRIEYYIESDVDVEGITSKSSPFNIYLYGDTASLFVIYLPLHLRYHSPGHSSFVKVNLDHPDLFVNCHGQTPHNTTNDDSVVDLKCRKSHGNCKWLKIDYESHSEPVTMSVPIGYLDFSTLVTGVTILVSWIGSYYIARAISRKAAALKNRL; this comes from the exons ATGGTTAAGACATTTTCGTATTTATGGCTGTCATTGATGATTGTCGCGGGTGCAATAACAGACAGTCATTGTTTCGGAGCGAAATTGTCAATGAATATACAACAATCGGGTTTTCATAG AACCGTGAAATACATAACTGTGTTCACCGATCCTCCAGAGAAACCGTGCGATTTTCATTTAAGACAGGCTGTACCATCTAGTGCGTACGTTAGTGTAGACCAACTGGACGATTTAAGGCGATTTGATAGG ATTGAATATTACATCGAATCGGATGTCGACGTGGAGGGAATAACTTCAAAGTCAAGTCCGTTCAACATCTATTTGTACGGTGACACTGCATCGCTTTTCGTTATCTATTTACCACTGCATTTGCGTTATCATTCTCCCGGTCACAGCAG TTTCGTTAAAGTGAACCTGGATCATCCAGAC TTGTTCGTGAATTGTCATGGTCAGACCCCGCACAACACAACCAACGATGATTCGGTCGTGGACCTAAAGTGTCGTAAGTCTCACGGTAACTGCAAATGGTTGAAAATTGACTACGAG AGCCATTCGGAGCCAGTGACAATGTCTGTTCCAATTGGTTACTTGGATTTTTCTACACTCGTAACAGGTGTCACCATATTGGTGAGCTGGATCGGATCTTATTACATTGCCAGAGCGATAAGTCGGAAGGCAGCAGCACTTAAGAATCGATTGTAA
- the LOC119074096 gene encoding tRNA N(3)-methylcytidine methyltransferase METTL6, with amino-acid sequence MDIVKECPDKLVKEPKSLSEDEKRMLVTQSSRLVTEYQAKQLETHAQKHWDLFYKRNETRFFKDRRWTTREFDELLDDQNLSSDVEVSTSRTKYLLEVGCGVGNLVFPLIEERKTKFFFYACDFSPRAVEFVKQNPLYDENVIKAFQCDVTKASQLNDVIPFESLDIVTMIFVLSAIHPDNFVGVFGTLFKLLRPGGVLLFRDYGLYDMAQLRFKPGHKINENFYMRQDGTRSYYFAEDELSQLVKSVGFDVNECGYVHRRTVNVKEKIDTPRIFIQGKFVKPATVTLNS; translated from the exons ATGGATATCGTCAAAGAATGCCCCGATAAATTAGTAAAAGAACCCAAATCATTATCCGAAGACGAAAAACGAATGCTTGTCACACAGTCCTCGCGCTTAGTTACCGAATATCAAGCCAAGCAACTGGAAACGCATGCACAGAAACATTGGGATCTGTTCTACAAACGGAATGAGACTCGATTCTTTAAGGATCGGCGATGGACAACCAGAGAGTTTGACGAATTGCTCGACGATCAAAATCTTTCGAGCGATGTAGAAGTGTCAACGAGTCGCACGAAATATTTACTGGAAGTTGGTTGCGGCGTGGGAAATTTAGTTTTCCCGTTGATTGAGGAGCggaaaacgaaattctttttttacgCTTGCGATTTCTCACCGCGAGCAGTTGAATTTGTCAAACAAAATCCACTGTACGACGAGAATGTGATAAAGGCCTTTCAGTGCGATGTGACAAAAGCTAGTCAGCTGAACGATGTTATTCCCTTCGAATCGCTGGACATTGTGACGATGATATTTGTACTGTCAGCTATTCATCCAGACAATTTTGTCGGTGTATTCGGAACGCTGTTTAAATTGCTCAGACCAGGAGGTGTACTGCTGTTCAGAGACTACGGTTTATATGACATGGCCCAATTGAGGTTCAAACCGGGacataaaataaacgaaaatttctaCATGCGACAGGATGGAACGAG GAGTTACTACTTTGCCGAAGACGAACTATCACAATTGGTCAAATCAGTTGGATTCGACGTGAACGAATGCGGATATGTGCATCGTCGAACGGTGAACGTGAAAGAGAAGATTGACACACCGCGCATATTCATTCagggaaaatttgtaaagcCAGCAACGGTAACATTAAACAGTTGA